In the Plectropomus leopardus isolate mb chromosome 5, YSFRI_Pleo_2.0, whole genome shotgun sequence genome, one interval contains:
- the aifm4 gene encoding apoptosis inducing factor mitochondria associated 4 → MSQCQESGQGAEQEEEVTDVVCQEADLKDGQMKEVTVGEQKVLLVRTRGQYSAVGSQCSHYNAPLAKGALVGDRVRCPFHGACFNVRTGDIEEYPGLDSLPCYKVKVEDGKVYVSINKKSLKLMKRVKTMCSIVPEIKHTILLIGGGPASLVCAEILRQNCYQGRIVMVTKDNLPPFDKPKLSKALNVDSSSILLRSGDFYQQYGIEVWTQKEVVSVNPADKAVKLSDGTLQHYDQLLISTGCRARPLDCPGSDLKGVTLLQRYEDAKEIHNSCLGQKAVVIGASFIGMEVASYLSDKAASVTVVGTSGYPYERSLGPEIGKMTMQMLEEQNVKFYMNDGVTEIQGENGKVKAVVLKSGKVLEADVVIAGIGVIPNSDFLSGSNVEVDSRKAVIVDKFMRTNIPDIFSAGDVTSFPLTIRGDQRVNIGHWQMSLAQGRVAALNMLNKPTKCESVPFFWTVLLGKSIRYTGYGEGFTEIIFKGKVEERKFLAFYIKDGAVVAAASLMFDPAVARIAELMATGQVLKKAQAQADDLSWLQM, encoded by the exons atgagtcagTGCCAAGAGTCAGGTCAAGGTgcggagcaggaggaggaggtgactGACGTGGTGTGTCAGGAGGCTGACCTGAAAGATGGACA GATGAAGGAAGTAACTGTGGGGGAACAGAAGGTGTTGCTTGTCCGCACTCGGGGTCAATACAGTGCTGTTGGAAGCCAGTGCTCTCATTACAATGCTCCTCTTGCCAAAG GGGCATTGGTTGGCGACAGAGTGAGATGTCCGTTTCATGGTGCTTGCTTTAATGTCAGAACTGGAGATATCGAAGAGTATCCAGGTCTGGACTCTCTGCCTTGTTATAAG GTAAAAGTTGAGGATGGCAAGGTGTATGTTTCCATCAACAAAAAA TCTCTGAAATTGATGAAGCGGGTGAAGACGATGTGCAGCATAGTGCCAGAAATTAAACACACCATCCTGCTGATAGGAGGAG GCCCTGCCTCTCTGGTTTGTGCTGAAATACTGCGGCAGAACTGCTACCAAGGTCGAATCGTCATGGTAACCAAAGACAACCTGCCTCCATTTGACAAGCCCAAACTGAGTAAG GCTTTGAATgtagacagcagcagcatcctccTCCGGAGCGGTGACTTCTATCAGCAGTATGGGATTGAGGTGTGGACACAGAAAGAG GTGGTGTCAGTGAACCCAGCTGATAAGGCGGTGAAGCTGAGTGACGGCACTTTGCAGCATTACGATCAGCTTCTCATCTCGACTGGCTGTAG AGCGCGACCGCTCGACTGTCCTGGATCTGACCTGAAGGGAGTAACATTGCTGCAAAGATATGAAGATGCCAAAGAGATTCACAACTCCTGTCTGGGCCAGAAAGCCGTTGTGATCGGAGCCTCCTTCATAG GTATGGAGGTGGCCTCTTACTTATCAGACAAAGCTGCCAGCGTGACCGTGGTTGGCACTTCAGGATACCCGTATGAGCGATCTCTGGGACCAGAGATTGGTAAAATGACCATGCAA atgttggaagaacaaaatgtaaagttcTACATGAACGATGGAGTCACTGAGATCCAAGGGGAGAACGGCAAG GTGAAGGCGGTGGTGCTGAAGAGCGGCAAAGTCCTGGAGGCTGATGTGGTGATTGCGGGAATTg GTGTAATCCCCAATTCCGACTTTTTGTCAGGAAGCAATGTAGAAGTGGATTCAAGGAAAGCTGTGATTGTTGACAAG TTCATGAGGACCAATATACCAGATATTTTTAGCGCTGGAGATGTGACCTCTTTTCCTCTGACCATTCGTGGAGACCAAAGGGTCAACATCGGTCACTGGCAAATGTCACTGGCTCAAG GAAGAGTAGCTGCCTTAAACATGCTGAACAAACCAACCAAATGTGAGTCTGTTCCTTTTTTCTGGACTGTGTTACTTGGGAAGAGTATCCGATACACAG GCTATGGAGAAGGATTCACAGAAATCATATTCAAAGGCAAAGTGGAAGAAAGGAAGTTCCTGGCTTTTTACATAAA AGATGGGGCGGTGGTAGCTGCGGCCAGCCTGATGTTCGACCCTGCTGTGGCTCGTATTGCAGAACTGATGGCTACTGGTCAGgtcttaaaaaaagcacaagctCA GGCTGATGACTTGAGCTGGCTGCAGATGTAG
- the zgc:153372 gene encoding arsenite methyltransferase: protein MATCDDVRENVKKYYGSRLESSADLQTSAASCSFSCRPMPTSVTEALTLVHPEVTKRFYGCGLPFPAKLEGCTVLDLGSGSGRDCYAFSKLVGPSGHVTGVDMTEELIAASRQYIEYHQKKFGYEKPNVTFVQGYMEKLSEAGIQSDSVDVVLSNCVICLCPDKRAVLQQAYNVLKEGGELYFSDMYASKVIPDHMKKDTVLWGEGMGGSLFWQDLISLAHSVGFSTPHLVSASHIVVHNCELKAKAGDINYTSGTYRLFKLPKSPALSWATVTYRGTVADFPDQLDFDSSHCFKKDVAVEVNGEMAAILQRSRFSSDFIIQTSDRTESSSESAPQYCHLNPFLLADRLGASVRQCSKTSK from the exons ATGGCGACTTGTGACGACGTGCGGGAAAACGTGAAG AAGTATTATGGCAGCAGACTGGAGTCCTCAGCTGATTTGCAAACAAGTGCAGCTTCCTGCAGTTTTTCTTGCCGCCCAATGCCAACGAGTGTCACTGAAGCACTGACCCTGGTTCATCCGGAGGTCACCAAGAG ATTCTACGGCTGTGGTCTTCCGTTCCCAGCGAAGCTTGAGGGCTGCACAGTCCTGGACCTCGGCAGCGGCTCTGGTCGAGACTGTTATGCCTTCAGTAAACTTGTTGGACCGAGCGGACATGTGACTGGGGTCGATATGACAGAGGAGCTG ATCGCAGCGTCTCGTCAGTACATCGAGTATCATCAGAAGAAGTTTGGCTATGAGAAGCCCAACGTGACTTTTGTCCAGGGGTACATGGAGAAGCTCAGTGAAGCTGGCATACAGAGTGACTCAGTGGATGTTGTGCT ATCCAACTGTGTAATCTGTTTGTGTCCTGACAAAAGAGCAGTGCTGCAGCAAGCTTACAACGTCCTAAAG gagGGAGGTGAACTGTACTTTAGTGACATGTACGCCAGTAAAGTCATTCCTGATCACATGAAGAAAGATACAGTCCTGTGGG GTGAAGGGATGGGTGGTTCTCTGTTTTGGCAGGATCTCATTTCATTGGCTCACAGCGTAGGTTTTAGCACGCCACACCTTGTTTCAGCCAGTCACATCGTGGTCCACAACTGTGAGCTCAAAGCAAAAGCAG GTGACATCAACTACACTTCAGGCACTTACCGGCTCTTTAAGCTGCCCAAAAGTCCAGCCTTGTCTTGGGCAACAGTGACCTATAGAGGAACGGTGGCAGATTTCCCAGATCAGCTGGACTTTGATTCCTCCCACTGTTTCAAG AAAGATGTGGCAGTGGAGGTAAATGGAGAGATGGCAGCAATTCTCCAGAGATCCCGTTTCTCTTCGGATTTCATCATCCAGACTTCAGACCGAACAGAGTCCAGCTCAGAGTCAGCACCACAG TACTGCCACCTCAACCCCTTTCTGCTGGCTGACAGACTGGGAGCCTCAGTGAGACAATGctccaaaacaagcaaataa